A genomic segment from Gracilinanus agilis isolate LMUSP501 chromosome 1, AgileGrace, whole genome shotgun sequence encodes:
- the RPL18A gene encoding 60S ribosomal protein L18a, which translates to MKASGTLREYKVVGRCLPTPKSPVPPLYRMRIFAPNHVVAKSRFWYFVSQLKKMKKSSGEIVYCGQVFEKSPLRVKNFGIWLRYDSRSGTHNMYREYRDLTTAGAVTQCYRDMGARHRARAHSIQIMKVEEIPASKCRRPAVKQFHDSKIKFPLPHRVLRRQHKPRFTTKRPNTFF; encoded by the exons ATGAAGGCCTCGGGCACC CTGAGAGAGTATAAGGTAGTTGGACGATGCCTCCCTACTCCCAAGAGCCCAGTGCCACCTCTTTATCGAATGCGGATCTTTGCTCCTAATCATGTGGTAGCAAAGTCCAGGTTCTGGTACTTCGTTTCCCAgctgaagaagatgaagaagtcTTCTGGAGAAATCGTTTATTGTGGACAG GTCTTCGAAAAGTCCCCTCTTAGGGTGAAAAACTTTGGCATCTGGCTGCGCTATGATTCCAGGAGTGGGACCCACAACATGTACAGGGAGTACAGGGACCTGACCACTGCCGGTGCTGTCACTCAATGCT ATCGAGATATGGGAGCCCGTCACCGTGCCCGGGCCCACTCCATCCAGATCATGAAAGTGGAAGAAATTCCTGCCAGCAAGTGCCGCCGACCTGCGGTCAAGCAGTTCCAC GACTCCAAAATCAAGTTCCCTCTGCCCCACAGAGTCCTGCGCCGCCAGCACAAACCACGTTTTACTACCAAGAGGCCCAACACTTTCTTCTAA